In Candidatus Contubernalis alkalaceticus, the following proteins share a genomic window:
- a CDS encoding UbiX family flavin prenyltransferase, whose translation MKKIIVGITGASGIDYARILVRELYRKDYTIYLIITEPGKIVMDKESDLKLSGDVQAQERKLKNFFEIPLKEDRRFFLLDNQDIAASVASGSFIVEAMVVIPCSMAAVSSIARGSSQNLLERAADVMIKECRPLIVVPRETPLSSIHLENLLALSRAGVTVLPAMPAFYHNPGSIEDMVKFVAGRVLEHLRLEHDLYQSWSPERVRVGRSRESSYKIGILQLTSHLDDTVEGFKEGLSTMINVEFEYDYRNVEGKVPQMAQEAEELVGRGMDLIFACTTPAAKFAASAAVSKGTPVVFTPVLDPVKVGLVASWESSENNLTGVSGFVSSEQKLARFKEIYPGLRKLVVVYEGKNPNADIEMEYVLKAAAQMRLAVQTVEVTGVEDIRALAKSKFSSHTGFFVPVSPLVEQNITLLIKLAEEQKLPLMAPNEGAVKQGALLGLVASHYNLGVMAGKMALEILQGKDPADIAIGRPENPDLIINLTSAMNLKLEIPAHILEQASILY comes from the coding sequence ATGAAAAAAATTATTGTTGGAATTACCGGTGCCAGCGGCATTGATTATGCCCGCATACTGGTGAGGGAGCTCTATCGTAAAGATTATACCATTTATCTTATTATCACAGAGCCTGGGAAAATTGTGATGGATAAAGAATCGGATCTTAAACTGTCAGGGGATGTGCAGGCTCAGGAACGGAAACTTAAGAATTTTTTTGAAATACCTTTGAAAGAGGACAGGCGCTTTTTTCTGCTGGATAACCAGGATATCGCTGCTTCTGTGGCCAGTGGGTCTTTCATCGTGGAGGCCATGGTGGTGATTCCCTGTTCCATGGCTGCAGTTTCCTCCATAGCCCGGGGTAGTTCCCAGAACCTATTAGAGAGGGCGGCGGATGTTATGATTAAGGAGTGCCGTCCGTTAATTGTGGTTCCCCGGGAAACCCCTTTAAGCAGTATACATCTAGAAAACCTTCTGGCCTTAAGCCGGGCAGGAGTTACAGTTCTTCCTGCCATGCCGGCTTTTTATCATAACCCCGGTTCGATAGAGGATATGGTAAAGTTTGTGGCCGGAAGGGTTTTGGAACATTTGAGGTTAGAACATGACCTGTATCAGTCCTGGTCCCCGGAAAGAGTTAGGGTTGGAAGGAGCAGGGAATCTAGCTATAAAATTGGAATACTGCAGCTGACTTCACACTTAGATGATACGGTGGAGGGTTTTAAAGAAGGCCTTTCCACAATGATTAATGTAGAGTTTGAATATGATTACCGCAATGTGGAGGGCAAAGTGCCACAAATGGCTCAGGAGGCGGAAGAACTGGTGGGCCGGGGAATGGACCTGATTTTTGCCTGTACCACACCGGCGGCCAAATTTGCTGCCTCTGCTGCGGTGAGTAAGGGGACTCCGGTGGTGTTTACTCCGGTGTTGGACCCGGTGAAGGTGGGGTTGGTGGCCTCTTGGGAAAGCTCTGAAAATAATCTTACTGGGGTCAGCGGATTCGTTTCTTCTGAACAGAAGCTGGCCCGGTTTAAAGAGATATATCCAGGCCTGCGTAAGCTGGTAGTGGTCTATGAAGGGAAAAACCCCAACGCTGACATTGAGATGGAATATGTGCTGAAAGCGGCGGCTCAGATGAGGCTGGCAGTACAGACGGTGGAAGTAACCGGGGTGGAGGATATAAGGGCACTGGCCAAAAGTAAGTTTTCTTCCCATACCGGTTTCTTTGTGCCGGTTAGTCCCCTGGTGGAGCAGAATATAACTCTTCTGATTAAACTGGCAGAGGAACAAAAGCTGCCTTTGATGGCCCCTAATGAAGGGGCTGTAAAGCAGGGTGCACTACTGGGATTGGTAGCTTCTCATTATAATTTGGGAGTGATGGCCGGGAAGATGGCCTTGGAAATACTGCAGGGGAAGGATCCTGCAGATATAGCCATAGGCCGGCCTGAGA
- a CDS encoding UbiA-like polyprenyltransferase — protein MVWNKLKTYGELVMFRHTLFALPFGLMGAFLASGGWPPFTNLFWILVALVGARNAANALNRLIDWKIDAKNPRTASRHMPRGLVKPQEVLILSGVGLALMVLAVFRLNHLCVQLMPLAVIILVGYSYTKRFTWACHLVLGLAVGLAPLGAWIAITGQMALPPVILTLVVALWVAGFDIIYATQDISFDRKERIHSIPARFGLKNALYIARAFHLTTILLLLSVPLFLNLGFLYFMGILAAAGLLLYEHQIVSPDNLSRVKIASYHVNELIGVTVFAFTLGDMFIL, from the coding sequence ATGGTCTGGAATAAATTAAAAACGTACGGGGAACTGGTGATGTTTCGTCATACACTGTTTGCCCTGCCTTTTGGCCTCATGGGGGCTTTTCTGGCCAGCGGTGGTTGGCCGCCCTTTACAAACTTGTTTTGGATTCTGGTGGCCCTGGTAGGGGCCAGGAACGCGGCTAATGCTTTAAACCGCCTGATTGACTGGAAGATTGATGCCAAGAATCCCCGTACCGCCTCCAGGCATATGCCCAGGGGACTGGTGAAACCCCAGGAGGTGCTGATACTCAGTGGGGTTGGGTTGGCTCTGATGGTTTTAGCGGTTTTCCGTCTAAACCACCTCTGTGTCCAGCTGATGCCCCTGGCGGTAATTATACTGGTGGGTTACTCTTATACCAAACGCTTTACCTGGGCCTGTCATTTGGTTCTGGGCCTGGCGGTGGGCTTGGCCCCTCTGGGAGCCTGGATTGCCATTACCGGGCAGATGGCCCTGCCTCCAGTGATACTGACCCTGGTGGTTGCCCTCTGGGTGGCGGGATTTGATATCATTTATGCCACTCAGGATATCAGCTTTGACCGGAAGGAGAGGATTCACTCCATCCCCGCCCGTTTTGGGCTGAAAAATGCTCTGTACATTGCCCGGGCTTTTCATTTGACCACTATACTGCTGCTTTTGAGCGTGCCGCTATTTTTGAACCTGGGTTTTTTATACTTTATGGGGATTTTGGCGGCAGCGGGGCTTTTGCTTTATGAACATCAAATTGTATCTCCCGACAACTTGAGCCGGGTGAAGATTGCCTCTTACCATGTAAACGAGCTGATTGGGGTTACTGTTTTTGCCTTTACTCTGGGGGATATGTTTATTCTATAG
- a CDS encoding menaquinone biosynthesis decarboxylase translates to MAYKDLQEFAADLEKRGLLKRIKTEVDPELEITEITDRISKKYGPALLFENVKGSEFPLLINTFGTYERMSMSLGVEKLDDIAEDVTAMVDIFSAKKLMDKLKSIPMITQLAGFPPKKVKKAPCQEVVADPDLSKLPILKCWPLDGGKFITLPLVFSKDPETGERNCGMYRLQVFDEKTTGMHWHMHKDGASNFSKHKRRGDRMEVAVALGGDPATIYSSTAPLPKNLYELVFAGFLRKAAVEEVKCKTVDLYVPAHAEFILEGYVDPQEETRIEGPFGDHTGYYSLADQYPVFHVTCITHKKNAVYPATIVGKPPMEDCYLAKATERIFLPLLKMIIPEVLDMNLPLEGVFHSCAIVSIKKTFPGQARKVINALWGLGQMMFTKTIIVVDEKVDPQDLSTVMWKVFNNVDPNRDLMIVDGPLDALDHASPLPNYGGKLGIDATVKGPSEGHFREWPQDIEMDEIVKELVNRKWEEYGLE, encoded by the coding sequence TTGGCTTATAAGGACCTGCAGGAATTTGCTGCTGATTTGGAGAAACGGGGACTTTTAAAGAGGATTAAGACGGAAGTCGATCCAGAACTGGAAATCACGGAAATCACGGACCGGATATCTAAGAAGTACGGTCCGGCTTTATTGTTTGAGAATGTTAAGGGTTCAGAATTTCCTTTATTAATAAATACTTTTGGGACCTATGAGAGGATGAGCATGTCACTTGGGGTGGAAAAACTGGACGACATTGCGGAGGATGTTACCGCTATGGTGGACATTTTTTCAGCCAAGAAATTAATGGATAAGCTTAAAAGTATCCCTATGATTACTCAATTGGCTGGGTTTCCTCCTAAAAAAGTAAAAAAAGCCCCCTGCCAGGAAGTGGTGGCTGACCCGGACTTAAGTAAGCTGCCCATATTAAAGTGTTGGCCTTTGGATGGTGGAAAATTTATTACTCTGCCCCTGGTGTTTAGTAAGGACCCGGAGACCGGGGAGAGAAACTGTGGTATGTACCGTCTGCAGGTATTTGATGAGAAGACTACCGGGATGCACTGGCACATGCATAAAGATGGTGCCAGTAATTTTTCCAAGCATAAGAGGAGAGGGGACCGGATGGAGGTGGCTGTAGCCTTAGGAGGTGACCCTGCCACTATTTATTCCTCTACGGCGCCTCTGCCCAAGAATCTGTATGAGCTGGTTTTTGCCGGGTTCCTCCGGAAAGCAGCGGTGGAGGAGGTTAAGTGCAAAACAGTGGATCTTTACGTTCCTGCTCATGCGGAGTTTATCCTGGAGGGTTATGTGGACCCCCAGGAGGAAACTAGAATTGAGGGGCCCTTTGGAGATCACACCGGTTATTATTCTCTGGCGGATCAGTATCCGGTCTTTCATGTGACCTGTATTACCCATAAGAAAAATGCGGTTTATCCCGCCACTATTGTAGGCAAACCTCCCATGGAGGACTGCTACCTGGCTAAGGCCACGGAGAGAATTTTTCTTCCTTTGTTAAAGATGATTATTCCCGAGGTTTTGGATATGAATCTTCCTTTGGAGGGAGTGTTTCACAGCTGTGCCATTGTTTCTATCAAGAAAACTTTTCCGGGGCAGGCCCGTAAGGTAATTAACGCTCTTTGGGGCCTGGGTCAGATGATGTTTACCAAGACCATCATTGTGGTGGATGAAAAGGTGGATCCCCAGGACCTGTCTACGGTGATGTGGAAGGTATTTAATAATGTAGATCCCAACAGGGATTTAATGATTGTTGACGGGCCATTGGATGCCCTGGACCATGCTTCACCCCTGCCTAATTACGGGGGGAAGCTGGGAATAGATGCCACAGTAAAAGGCCCCTCCGAGGGTCATTTCCGGGAATGGCCCCAAGATATTGAAATGGATGAAATAGTCAAAGAACTTGTGAACAGAAAGTGGGAGGAGTATGGTCTGGAATAA
- a CDS encoding Rqc2 family fibronectin-binding protein has protein sequence MAFSGLVLAATTHQLQEKILGKKIERVLQPSRYEINLLIRQQDRHRLLISANPMSHRIHLTDRVKENPKNPPSFCMLLRKHLTGGKITGIKQEGTDRVLRLNIRTRDEFDLMEEKVLVLEFMGKHSNIILLDDQETILGSIKTIPPAVSRHRIVLPGKPYVAPPYQEKINLNGLNNIPREELTEKILSQEGKNISMALIGVFNGLDPLLAGEIAHKASLDPRSKVEHLSPEKIEKLYETLCSLGDTVRNNLWEPTIVINESGYFKEFTCLDLKSVPSTFKKNFKNMNKLLNTFFSFKEKQQKTDSLKQNLLSIVEEEIKKIKIKEEKLQLKLKLAEKAEKLRLWGDLLTSQMYLVQRGFEQVELVNFYDPEQKKIIIPLDPKLSPGANAQKLFKRYRKYKKALPLLKKELTKISREKSYLEGVRFSVEIVRPEDLEYIKEELTKEGYLKKPSTRKGTPEKKRDERKSEPAKFLSSEGFDIFVGKNNYQNEHLTLKMASKEDLWFHVKDIPGSHVVVKGNPIPPQTLQEAAILAAYYSKGAGSSNVPVDYTLVKHVRKPRGAKPGMVIYDHHKTLYVTPEKSVIDSLSSEKQ, from the coding sequence ATGGCCTTCAGCGGACTGGTACTGGCTGCCACTACCCATCAGCTTCAGGAAAAAATATTGGGGAAAAAAATAGAAAGGGTACTGCAGCCCTCTAGATATGAAATTAACCTGTTAATCCGTCAACAGGACCGCCATCGGCTATTAATTTCTGCCAACCCTATGTCTCACCGCATCCACTTAACAGACAGAGTAAAAGAAAACCCGAAAAATCCCCCATCCTTCTGCATGCTTCTGCGCAAACACCTGACAGGAGGAAAGATTACTGGAATCAAGCAGGAGGGCACCGACCGTGTGCTGCGGCTGAATATCCGCACCCGGGATGAGTTCGACCTGATGGAGGAAAAAGTCCTGGTGCTGGAGTTCATGGGTAAGCACAGCAATATTATTCTCCTGGATGACCAGGAAACCATCCTGGGCAGTATTAAAACAATTCCCCCCGCTGTCAGCCGTCATCGTATTGTGCTGCCGGGAAAACCTTATGTGGCTCCTCCTTACCAAGAAAAGATCAACCTTAACGGGCTTAACAATATCCCCCGAGAGGAACTGACTGAAAAAATCCTTTCTCAAGAGGGCAAAAATATTTCTATGGCCCTTATTGGTGTTTTTAACGGCCTTGACCCACTGTTGGCAGGAGAAATTGCTCATAAAGCCTCCCTGGATCCCCGAAGTAAAGTGGAACATTTGAGTCCAGAAAAAATAGAAAAACTCTATGAAACTCTCTGCTCCTTGGGAGATACCGTACGGAACAACCTCTGGGAGCCCACTATAGTTATAAACGAAAGCGGATACTTTAAAGAATTTACCTGTTTGGACCTGAAAAGTGTGCCCTCCACTTTCAAGAAAAATTTTAAAAATATGAACAAACTGCTGAACACATTTTTTAGTTTTAAAGAAAAACAGCAGAAAACAGACAGTTTAAAACAGAACCTTCTAAGTATTGTGGAAGAAGAAATTAAAAAGATAAAGATTAAAGAAGAAAAACTGCAGTTGAAACTAAAATTGGCAGAAAAAGCAGAAAAGCTTCGGCTGTGGGGAGATCTGCTGACTTCCCAGATGTACCTGGTACAAAGAGGGTTTGAACAGGTTGAACTGGTCAACTTCTATGACCCAGAACAGAAAAAAATTATAATACCCTTGGATCCTAAACTCTCACCAGGGGCCAATGCTCAAAAATTGTTTAAAAGGTATCGGAAATACAAAAAGGCCCTGCCCTTATTAAAAAAAGAACTGACTAAAATCTCCCGGGAAAAGAGTTACCTGGAGGGAGTAAGGTTCAGTGTAGAAATTGTCCGCCCCGAAGACTTAGAATACATCAAAGAAGAACTGACCAAAGAGGGATATCTCAAAAAACCTTCAACCCGAAAGGGTACCCCTGAAAAGAAAAGAGATGAAAGAAAATCAGAACCAGCAAAATTTTTATCCAGCGAAGGTTTTGACATTTTTGTGGGTAAGAACAACTACCAAAATGAGCATCTGACTCTAAAGATGGCCTCCAAAGAAGACCTTTGGTTCCACGTTAAAGATATCCCCGGGTCCCACGTAGTGGTCAAGGGGAACCCTATCCCCCCACAGACGCTACAGGAAGCAGCCATTCTGGCCGCCTATTACAGCAAAGGCGCCGGCTCCTCCAACGTTCCCGTAGACTATACTCTAGTCAAACACGTAAGAAAACCCCGGGGGGCCAAACCGGGGATGGTAATTTACGACCACCACAAGACTCTATACGTAACTCCTGAAAAAAGCGTGATTGATAGTTTAAGTAGTGAGAAACAGTAA
- a CDS encoding sensor histidine kinase: MGISLEKLDGDQWVVMQLDLQGEGYKQGIQVGDIVVKIDQDDPGVYPSVKKWRKVEGATYLEIVSPEEVTRLIEIQPTPFLQNLIHEAPQVLLSLAFWVTGLATLLKRPFILHAQVLYWFNWIVAMAVILAPASARQILWGRELEIIFFSIIPVMLLKLITVFPLERKTTIFDWSIMVFALLPAIAILMLLFQITIITISDFLMLAVMLSVVIALSSLVILMLKIRNRKEKNQVAIILSGLTAGLSPFIILTAVPVLFFGEPVLNPRFSVMFLLVLPLSFSYVIINKYLPDGKKIFIAVSTFLFSATLAGIVSSIFIMLIFSDYYINQIIFTQALFAVLIYVVVKEGISYLLYKKGIAGIKASGAETEKLQSLQVLKVVNKALFFNLEEEKKKLAREIHDGPLQLGVELSRRVKQISQHDNSESHIELSELADELNFQLRSICTELRPATLSDLGLIPAVELLCQQLMERHLINISLGLDNISIEQRFYEEIETAAYRFIQEGLNNSVKHSGSEKVIIKISLEDNMLSLSLRDYGKGFDSKLVEERALQEKHLGIIGMKERITRLDGRVTINALPGKGVLLTANIPV, translated from the coding sequence TTGGGGATAAGCTTAGAGAAACTAGATGGTGACCAATGGGTGGTGATGCAGCTTGACCTGCAGGGGGAAGGCTATAAACAAGGAATTCAGGTTGGAGATATAGTTGTGAAAATCGATCAGGATGATCCTGGGGTTTATCCGTCGGTAAAAAAATGGAGAAAAGTAGAAGGTGCCACATATTTAGAGATAGTCTCACCTGAAGAGGTAACAAGATTGATAGAAATTCAACCCACTCCATTTTTGCAAAATTTGATTCATGAGGCTCCGCAGGTGTTGTTAAGTCTCGCTTTCTGGGTAACAGGATTGGCAACCTTGCTAAAAAGGCCGTTTATTTTACATGCTCAGGTTTTATATTGGTTTAACTGGATTGTAGCCATGGCAGTAATTTTGGCTCCTGCCTCCGCTCGCCAAATATTGTGGGGTCGAGAGCTTGAGATAATATTTTTCTCTATAATTCCCGTTATGCTGCTCAAGCTCATTACTGTCTTCCCTCTTGAACGGAAAACTACCATTTTCGATTGGTCAATTATGGTATTTGCCTTGTTACCGGCTATAGCTATTTTGATGCTGTTGTTTCAAATTACTATAATTACCATAAGTGATTTTTTAATGTTGGCAGTAATGCTTAGTGTGGTCATTGCATTAAGTTCCCTTGTTATTTTAATGCTTAAAATAAGAAATAGAAAAGAAAAAAACCAGGTAGCAATAATATTAAGCGGTTTAACAGCAGGTCTTTCTCCCTTTATAATTCTTACGGCTGTACCTGTTTTGTTTTTTGGTGAGCCGGTATTAAATCCCAGGTTTAGTGTGATGTTCTTACTGGTGCTGCCTTTATCTTTTAGTTATGTGATTATTAATAAATACTTGCCCGATGGTAAAAAAATTTTTATAGCTGTAAGTACCTTTTTATTTTCTGCAACTCTAGCTGGAATTGTCAGCTCGATTTTTATAATGCTTATATTTAGTGACTACTATATAAATCAAATAATATTTACTCAAGCACTATTTGCTGTTTTAATTTATGTTGTAGTTAAAGAAGGAATTAGCTATCTCTTATATAAAAAGGGGATTGCCGGGATAAAAGCGAGTGGGGCAGAGACGGAAAAATTGCAAAGCTTGCAGGTTTTGAAAGTTGTAAATAAAGCTTTGTTTTTCAATCTGGAAGAAGAAAAGAAAAAATTAGCAAGAGAGATTCATGATGGTCCGTTACAACTGGGGGTAGAGCTTAGTCGAAGAGTAAAACAAATTTCTCAGCATGATAACAGTGAGTCCCACATAGAACTCAGTGAATTAGCCGATGAATTAAACTTCCAGCTTCGTTCTATCTGCACAGAACTGCGTCCGGCTACTTTATCAGATTTAGGTCTTATCCCTGCAGTGGAACTATTGTGTCAACAACTAATGGAAAGACATCTCATAAACATTTCTTTGGGTTTAGATAATATATCAATTGAGCAGCGGTTTTATGAAGAAATAGAAACTGCAGCTTACCGGTTTATACAAGAGGGTCTAAATAATTCAGTTAAACATTCCGGTAGTGAAAAGGTTATAATTAAAATTTCTTTAGAAGACAACATGTTGAGCTTGTCTTTACGAGATTATGGAAAAGGGTTTGATAGTAAATTGGTTGAAGAGAGGGCACTGCAGGAGAAGCATCTAGGGATAATTGGAATGAAGGAGAGGATTACCAGGTTAGACGGCAGGGTAACAATTAATGCCTTACCAGGTAAAGGAGTTTTACTTACAGCAAATATTCCCGTTTGA
- a CDS encoding integrase core domain-containing protein encodes MKGASLLETLYSLGITPSKSRPRVSNDNLYAESVFRTCKYRPSYPASGFSDLTKAREWVLKFVKWYNTEHRHSGLKFLTPNQRHTGIGKEILLKRQKLYEQAKLVHPERWSKGTRDGTLPDEVWLNPEQTNTITRQNRALEI; translated from the coding sequence TTGAAGGGGGCATCGCTCTTAGAAACCTTATATTCCCTGGGCATAACGCCTTCAAAGAGCCGGCCCAGAGTAAGCAATGATAACCTTTATGCTGAATCCGTCTTTAGAACCTGTAAATATCGACCAAGCTATCCCGCCTCCGGATTCTCAGACTTAACAAAAGCTCGAGAGTGGGTCCTGAAGTTCGTAAAATGGTATAACACAGAGCATCGTCATAGTGGATTGAAATTCCTGACACCAAATCAACGGCATACAGGAATCGGTAAAGAAATACTACTTAAACGGCAAAAGCTCTATGAACAAGCAAAATTAGTTCATCCTGAGAGGTGGTCAAAAGGAACCCGGGACGGGACTTTACCTGATGAAGTATGGTTGAATCCAGAACAAACAAATACAATAACAAGGCAGAATCGGGCTTTAGAGATTTAA
- the ltrA gene encoding group II intron reverse transcriptase/maturase, giving the protein MTNASIGLQDLRRRIYIKAKAEPDWRFWGLYVHVCKLETLKEAYRLVKENKGAPGLDGVTFQDIEGNGREEFLQQIHDELISHTYFPTRNRKKEIPKSNGKYRTLGIPTIRDRVVQGALKLILEPIFEADFQDGSHGYRPKRTAHQAINRVAKAVVENKTRVIDIDLKAYFDTVRHDLLLNKVAKRVDDDDIMRLLKLILKAGGKRGVPQGGVISPLLSNLYLNEVDKMLEKAKEVTRLGRYTYIEYARFADDLIILVDDYSKWDWLEKAACKRLTEEFAKLDVQINEDKTRRVNLKTRESFSFLGFDFWRAKTKRGKWGVHITPKMKARTALLAKLKDIFRRHQSQPVEKVLERINPILRGWVNYFRVGHSSQCFGYIKDWVEKKTRRHLMRARNRQGFGWNRWSRDWLYQNLGLYNDYKVRYYQETKALSAR; this is encoded by the coding sequence ATGACAAATGCGTCCATTGGTTTACAAGACCTGAGGCGGAGAATATACATCAAGGCGAAGGCTGAACCGGATTGGAGATTTTGGGGATTATACGTTCATGTATGTAAGCTGGAAACCCTAAAAGAAGCCTATAGACTGGTTAAAGAGAACAAAGGAGCACCAGGACTCGACGGTGTGACCTTTCAAGACATTGAAGGGAACGGACGAGAAGAGTTCCTACAGCAGATACATGACGAACTAATTTCCCACACCTATTTTCCCACCCGGAACCGGAAGAAAGAAATACCTAAAAGTAACGGCAAATACCGGACATTAGGTATACCCACAATCCGGGATCGGGTAGTCCAAGGAGCACTGAAATTAATCTTGGAACCCATCTTTGAAGCTGACTTTCAAGACGGCTCGCATGGTTATAGACCCAAACGTACAGCACACCAAGCGATTAACCGGGTAGCAAAAGCAGTGGTGGAAAACAAAACAAGAGTCATAGACATTGACCTTAAAGCCTACTTTGACACAGTCCGCCATGATTTGTTACTAAATAAGGTGGCAAAACGAGTGGATGATGATGACATCATGCGACTGCTAAAGCTCATACTCAAAGCCGGCGGTAAGCGAGGCGTGCCTCAGGGTGGCGTTATTTCGCCACTTCTTTCAAATCTGTACCTGAACGAAGTAGACAAAATGCTGGAAAAAGCAAAAGAAGTGACACGCCTGGGGAGATACACATACATTGAGTATGCGCGTTTTGCGGATGATCTAATCATCTTGGTTGATGACTACTCGAAGTGGGATTGGCTGGAAAAAGCTGCTTGTAAAAGGCTTACAGAAGAATTCGCAAAACTAGACGTACAAATAAACGAAGATAAAACACGACGAGTTAACCTAAAAACGAGGGAGAGCTTTAGTTTTCTGGGTTTTGATTTTTGGAGAGCTAAAACGAAACGAGGAAAATGGGGTGTGCACATAACGCCAAAGATGAAGGCACGTACTGCCCTGCTGGCCAAACTTAAGGATATTTTCCGACGGCACCAGTCGCAACCTGTTGAAAAGGTGCTCGAGCGAATCAATCCCATTCTTCGTGGCTGGGTTAACTACTTCCGCGTGGGTCATTCGAGTCAGTGTTTCGGCTATATCAAAGATTGGGTGGAGAAGAAAACAAGGCGGCATCTCATGCGCGCACGTAATCGCCAGGGTTTCGGTTGGAACAGGTGGAGTAGGGACTGGTTGTATCAAAACTTGGGTCTATACAATGACTATAAGGTACGTTACTACCAGGAAACGAAAGCGCTGTCAGCACGATAG
- the ltrA gene encoding group II intron reverse transcriptase/maturase, with amino-acid sequence MIKTKSFNISKQVVYEAYKRVKANRGAAGIDEESLADFENNLKDNLYKLWNRMSSGSYFPPPVKAVEIPKKNGGVRVLGIPTVSDRIAQMTVKIYFEPGVEPYFHPDSYGYRPGKSAIDAVRVTRERCWRYDWVLEFDIKGLFDSIDHELLMKAVRKHTDCKWVILYIERWLKAPFQTKDGKEVERESGTPQGGVISPVLANLFLHYTFDNWMQRNFQQTPWARYADDGIAHCRTKEEAEELLKKLEERFNECGLELHPDKTRIIYCKDDDRRGEFPIIKFDFLGYTFRPRRSKSKYGKHFINFTPAVSNKACKAMRNVIRNWRMHLKPDRELIDLSRMFNPVISGWVNYYGHFYRSELYKVLRHMNKALVHWARRKYKKLTRHRRRAEHYLGRIAKQEPQLFAHWKMGILPAAG; translated from the coding sequence ATGATTAAAACAAAGTCGTTCAATATTTCAAAACAAGTAGTATATGAAGCCTACAAAAGAGTAAAAGCAAACAGAGGAGCCGCAGGAATAGACGAAGAATCATTAGCAGACTTTGAAAATAATCTGAAAGATAATCTATACAAACTGTGGAACAGGATGTCCTCCGGTAGCTACTTCCCACCACCGGTTAAAGCGGTAGAAATACCGAAGAAAAATGGTGGAGTAAGAGTGTTGGGAATACCAACTGTATCAGACAGAATAGCACAAATGACAGTAAAGATTTACTTTGAACCAGGAGTAGAACCATACTTCCATCCGGATTCATATGGATACAGGCCAGGAAAATCAGCCATAGATGCAGTACGAGTCACCAGAGAAAGATGCTGGCGATATGACTGGGTTCTTGAGTTTGATATTAAAGGTCTGTTTGACAGTATTGACCATGAATTGCTAATGAAGGCAGTAAGGAAACATACTGATTGCAAATGGGTTATTCTCTATATAGAGAGATGGTTGAAAGCACCATTCCAGACCAAAGACGGTAAAGAGGTAGAAAGAGAGTCAGGAACGCCTCAGGGAGGCGTTATAAGTCCGGTTTTGGCTAATTTATTCCTGCACTATACCTTTGATAATTGGATGCAGAGGAACTTTCAACAGACTCCATGGGCAAGATATGCTGACGATGGAATAGCACACTGTCGTACAAAAGAAGAAGCAGAAGAATTGCTCAAGAAACTTGAAGAGCGGTTTAACGAATGTGGGTTAGAATTACACCCGGACAAAACCCGAATAATTTACTGTAAAGACGATGACCGCAGAGGGGAATTTCCTATAATTAAATTTGATTTTTTGGGATATACATTTAGACCAAGAAGGTCAAAGAGCAAATATGGAAAACATTTTATCAACTTTACCCCGGCAGTCAGCAACAAAGCCTGTAAGGCTATGAGAAATGTTATAAGGAACTGGCGAATGCATTTAAAGCCGGACAGGGAGTTGATAGATTTATCTAGGATGTTCAATCCGGTCATAAGTGGATGGGTAAATTACTATGGGCATTTCTATAGGTCCGAGTTGTATAAAGTGCTCAGGCACATGAATAAGGCATTAGTTCACTGGGCAAGAAGGAAATACAAAAAGCTCACTCGACACAGGCGACGTGCGGAACACTACCTGGGAAGGATAGCAAAACAAGAACCACAACTGTTTGCACATTGGAAGATGGGAATATTACCAGCGGCTGGATAA